The genomic region GCTCGGACGCGACACTATTGACGATTTTATTTGATCTTACTACTTAAGTATTGGCAAGCGGGCGTTTCGCGGAGTGACGGGCGCTTCCTCAAGAGCGCGGCTCGAATGCGGCAGAGGCGTCACTGTATGGACTGGGAGGGTGGTGCGATAGCAGTCTTTCCAGTTGGATCATGGGGCGGGCTGGCGACATTGCAAGCATGGTATCTTGACAATGTTCTGAGTACTGTGGTTCTGAGGAGGAAGTGAGAAAAGCTGGTCTTTGGCGTGGCGTGTCAGCACGCTGTCATGTTCGCAATTGTATTCTTGAGTAGCACACCACCGCAGCAGCGCGCAAGCGATTTCTTGCTCGCGCTAGCTCAGCAGAAAGGCGAGCGGAGCAGAAGGAAGAATTGAAAGATGATGTTGATTGTCCCCCTTTGCAGTTCCAAGTAATGTCCGACTTTCTGGACAACAAGCATACGATGTACAGTATTCGGCACTTGGACAGCTAAAATGCAGTGATACGCACCAGGATGCACATGAAACCGTTTGATCTTCTGGCCCAAGCGCCATGACCGAACTTACACTTTCGTTACCAGCACCCATTTCTTCCATCCGACATCCATACACACATTTGTACATATTGGAAACATGGATGACCCACCGCTAGCCAGTCTATCGCTGACACACGTTCGATACAACCCCGCCGACCCTCTCTCGTACATTTCCGCACACCTCGCTCTGGTCCCGCAAGCACTCATGATCGCATACGTCTCGCTGATATGGGGCACCCGCGAGATCGAGATTCTCCTCATGTTTACTGGACAGCTGGGATGCGAGGCTCTTAACTGGTTACTGAAGAGATACATAAGAGAGGAGAGACCAATTCGTAGGTGCAATGCAACATACAGCTAAATGTCGGTACATGGCAGCTAATTCTACGATGCAACACAGAAATGCTAGGCAAAGGCTACGGTATGCCCTCGTCCCACGCCCAGTTCGTCGCCTACTTCTCCACCTTCCTCACTctcttcctcctcttccgACACGATCCACACAACCATCCCAATGCCTCGCATACACACCTCCCCATACCTCTCTGGCAGCGTTTGGGACTTGGAGCGTTGGGCTTGGTCAGCGCCGCGGCTGTCGCGCAGAGCAGGATATACTTGAATTATCATACGCCAAAGCAGGTGTACACTGGTGTTGCGGCGGGCGTGAGCTGTGCTGTTGCATGGTTCGTGGTGACAAGTGCGGCGAGGAGGTATGGCGTGATTGATAAGATCTTGGAGCTACCGCCGGTGAAGTGGTTGAGGTTTAGGGATTTGGTGGTTAATGAGAGTTTGGAGGATGCTGGGTGGCATCGGTGGGAATTGGCGAAGCAGAAGAGGGCGGAATTGGTAGGGAGGAAGCGGAAGTGAGCTGTGCGAGGCTGGCCATGAGTTTCTGCTTCGATGCGGCACCTCCTCTTCCCTCGGATATGGCGTCTCTGGCTCGTTAAGACTGCCGTCTTCAATCTCGTCTTTCTCTGGTCGATACTCAGCCTTCAGATGCCGGGTCTCGCAACCCTTCGAGCACCCTCTCGGTGCCCAGAACATCAAGATTGGCTGTATTATGTCAGGCCTCACTTAAAAGCTGCGATCTCCGCCGCTGTTTGCCATGGGTATCGAGGACGATCCGAAATCTGCCGCCCCTTGTTGGACCATGATATCGTGCTGCTCCAGCTCGCAGTTTGTCTGATCAGACTCGACGAAGAGTTGCTGCTG from Fulvia fulva chromosome 2, complete sequence harbors:
- a CDS encoding Putative dolichyldiphosphatase is translated as MDDPPLASLSLTHVRYNPADPLSYISAHLALVPQALMIAYVSLIWGTREIEILLMFTGQLGCEALNWLLKRYIREERPIQMLGKGYGMPSSHAQFVAYFSTFLTLFLLFRHDPHNHPNASHTHLPIPLWQRLGLGALGLVSAAAVAQSRIYLNYHTPKQVYTGVAAGVSCAVAWFVVTSAARRYGVIDKILELPPVKWLRFRDLVVNESLEDAGWHRWELAKQKRAELVGRKRK